The Campylobacter anatolicus nucleotide sequence TGATTTTATTTTGGCGGTGATGTCGTTACCTTTAGCTAAAAGCTTGAAATTTGGTTTTTTTACCATAACGTTTTCTCGCTTTTTCTCGCTTTTGCTTTTATTTCAGGTAAAAACACCTTATCGCCTGCTTTTAAAATAGTATTTAGATAGCTATTAAAAGCTAAAATTTCAGTGAAATTTGCTAATGTGCCGTAGTGTTTATAGACGATAGTATCAAGTCTTTCATTATCTTTAGCTATGTAAATTTTCATATAAGTCCTTTACTGCTCGCTATTGGCGAGCTAAATTCAAAGCTTAGTACCGCTCGTAGTCTCAGTGCGACATACTCGGGTTTTTCGTTCAGACGCAGACGACCAGCAGCGGTCATCCTATAAATGCCTTTACTCATAATCCCTTTTAAGCTCCAAGCTAAACCCTTGCGTAAAAAATAGTCCATTGTCAGTAAAAACAGCTTGGCTTTCACTTATCTTTACGATTACAAATTTTCCTAGATATTTGCCATAACCTGTTACTAGCGGATAGCTAATACCTGCCTTAGCTAGAGTGTAAAGCTCTTTTAATGCATCTTGCTTATCTCCGCTATACGGCAAGGTATGTCCGTCTATCTTTATGCTCTCACTTCCTAAATTTGCACGAAATAATGCAGGATAGTTTCCTATCCTATCGCTTGAGCTTATACCAAACTCACTCTCACGGCTTATGCCATCAGTCTGCTTCCAATTAAATTTAAATCCGCCTAATGATAAGACCATGAATAATCCTTTATAATACAAATTGCTTTACGTTTAAGCCTTAGCAAAAACCAAAGTATGTCGCATAGTGACTACAAGCGGTGCTACGCTTTGAATTTACAAGTAGCAAACAACGTTTATTGTCCTATAATGCTTCTATTTTTAGCATTCATCTCATCAGTCCTTAAGGCTCTTTTTACACTAGCTACCAAAGCTCGCTCAAACTCAGCCATATCAAATTTGCCGTTATTTGTTGCGATATTAAAGTCGCCACTAAAATTTACATTTATTGTGGCTCCGTTTGTAGTCATTGCTAGTGCACTTTTAGCCATGCTCGGAGAAGTCGTATTAAATCTATCACTCAAAGCCGGTGCTTTTTCACCATCTTTTTGCGTCTCATCATTAAACCAGCTAATGGGGTTATACCAACTACTCTCTTTGCTATCACCTATACCTAGCTTATCACCAGCCCAGCTAGTAGCTTTACCTATTAAGTCACCTATGCTTGATACAATCTCACTTATCCAGCCAAACTTATCACTCACCCAATCAAAAAATCCGCCAAATAGTGAGTTCCACCACTTAATTACCGGATCAAAAACAAAGCTTATAAAGTTGCTAATATCACTCCAAAGATCGCTAAAAAATTGTGTCGTGGCTTGCCAGTATGGTGCAACATTATCCCAAATAGAGCTAAAAAACGCTTTTACCTTATCCCAATTTTTAATGAGCCAAGATGCCGCCATGCCTATACCTACGACTAAAGTGCCGATACCGGTGCTAATAAGCGCTAGTTTCATCATACCAATACCTTTTATGGTTCTCAAGAAACCGGTATGTAAAAATCCTAAAGCTTTGCTAAATC carries:
- a CDS encoding tail protein X, whose product is MKIYIAKDNERLDTIVYKHYGTLANFTEILAFNSYLNTILKAGDKVFLPEIKAKARKSEKTLW
- a CDS encoding phage tail protein; amino-acid sequence: MVLSLGGFKFNWKQTDGISRESEFGISSSDRIGNYPALFRANLGSESIKIDGHTLPYSGDKQDALKELYTLAKAGISYPLVTGYGKYLGKFVIVKISESQAVFTDNGLFFTQGFSLELKRDYE